From Vanacampus margaritifer isolate UIUO_Vmar chromosome 8, RoL_Vmar_1.0, whole genome shotgun sequence, a single genomic window includes:
- the dhrs3b gene encoding short-chain dehydrogenase/reductase 3b isoform X1, producing the protein MSESGRRKPLTDEVVLITGGGRGIGRHLAKEFAKQGARKVILWGRTEKCLKESAAEISLAGTECHYFLCDVANREEVYKQAKVVREKVGDVTILVNNAAVVHGKSLMDSDDDALLKSQHINTLGQFWTTKAFLPRMLELQHGHVVCINSILSQSPIPGAIDYCTSKASSLAFMESLTLGLLECPGVGCTTVLPFHTNTEMFQGMRVRFPQLFPPLKPEVVAQKTVEAVRADVAFLYLPWTMHALVVLKSFMPQVALEEIHKFSGSYTCMNTFKGRT; encoded by the exons ATGAGCGAGAGCGGCAG ACGGAAGCCGCTGACGGACGAGGTGGTGTTGATCACGGGAGGGGGCCGCGGCATCGGACGCCACCTGGCCAAGGAGTTCGCCAAGCAGGGCGCCAGGAAG GTGATCCTGTGGGGCCGCACGGAGAAGTGCCTCAAAGAAAGTGCGGCAGAGATCTCTCTGGCGGGAACAGAGTGCCACTACTTCCTTTGCGACGTGGCCAATCGGGAGGAGGTTTACAAGCAAGCCAAGGTTGTTCGAGAAAAG GTGGGAGATGTTACGATATTAGTGAACAACGCAGCTGTGGTCCACGGCAAAAGTCTGATGGATAGTGACGACGATGCCTTGCTCAAATCACAGCACATCAACACCTTGGGACAGTTTTGG ACCACAAAGGCCTTTCTGCCTCGGATGCTGGAGCTCCAGCACGGTCACGTCGTGTGCATCAACTCCATCCTGTCCCAGTCGCCGATTCCCGGCGCCATCGACTACTGCACCTCCAAGGCCTCGTCGCTGGCCTTCATGGAGAGCTTGACGCTGGGCCTGCTGGAATGTCCCGGCGTTGGCTGCACCACGGTTCTTCCCTTCCACACCAACACCGAAATGTTCCAGGGCATGAGGGTCAG ATTCCCTCAGCTGTTTCCACCCCTTAAACCGGAGGTGGTCGCCCAAAAGACTGTGGAGGCGGTCCGTGCAGATGTGGCTTTTCTCTACCTGCCTTGGACCATGCATGCGCTCGTCGTTCTCAAAAG CTTCATGCCACAAGTTGCACTTGAAGAAATCCACAAGTTTTCGGGGAGTTATACCTGCATGAACACATTCAAAGGGCGGACATGA
- the dhrs3b gene encoding short-chain dehydrogenase/reductase 3b isoform X2 translates to MELRSACRVLLFPVQMLLCVLRSAVSWLVPSRRKPLTDEVVLITGGGRGIGRHLAKEFAKQGARKVILWGRTEKCLKESAAEISLAGTECHYFLCDVANREEVYKQAKVVREKVGDVTILVNNAAVVHGKSLMDSDDDALLKSQHINTLGQFWTTKAFLPRMLELQHGHVVCINSILSQSPIPGAIDYCTSKASSLAFMESLTLGLLECPGVGCTTVLPFHTNTEMFQGMRVRFPQLFPPLKPEVVAQKTVEAVRADVAFLYLPWTMHALVVLKSFMPQVALEEIHKFSGSYTCMNTFKGRT, encoded by the exons ATGGAGCTGAGGAGCGCGTGTCGGGTTCTCCTCTTCCCGGTCCAAATGCTCTTGTGCGTGCTGCGCTCGGCGGTGTCGTGGCTGGTGCCGAGCAGACGGAAGCCGCTGACGGACGAGGTGGTGTTGATCACGGGAGGGGGCCGCGGCATCGGACGCCACCTGGCCAAGGAGTTCGCCAAGCAGGGCGCCAGGAAG GTGATCCTGTGGGGCCGCACGGAGAAGTGCCTCAAAGAAAGTGCGGCAGAGATCTCTCTGGCGGGAACAGAGTGCCACTACTTCCTTTGCGACGTGGCCAATCGGGAGGAGGTTTACAAGCAAGCCAAGGTTGTTCGAGAAAAG GTGGGAGATGTTACGATATTAGTGAACAACGCAGCTGTGGTCCACGGCAAAAGTCTGATGGATAGTGACGACGATGCCTTGCTCAAATCACAGCACATCAACACCTTGGGACAGTTTTGG ACCACAAAGGCCTTTCTGCCTCGGATGCTGGAGCTCCAGCACGGTCACGTCGTGTGCATCAACTCCATCCTGTCCCAGTCGCCGATTCCCGGCGCCATCGACTACTGCACCTCCAAGGCCTCGTCGCTGGCCTTCATGGAGAGCTTGACGCTGGGCCTGCTGGAATGTCCCGGCGTTGGCTGCACCACGGTTCTTCCCTTCCACACCAACACCGAAATGTTCCAGGGCATGAGGGTCAG ATTCCCTCAGCTGTTTCCACCCCTTAAACCGGAGGTGGTCGCCCAAAAGACTGTGGAGGCGGTCCGTGCAGATGTGGCTTTTCTCTACCTGCCTTGGACCATGCATGCGCTCGTCGTTCTCAAAAG CTTCATGCCACAAGTTGCACTTGAAGAAATCCACAAGTTTTCGGGGAGTTATACCTGCATGAACACATTCAAAGGGCGGACATGA